From Arcticibacter tournemirensis, one genomic window encodes:
- a CDS encoding DJ-1/PfpI family protein translates to MSKKILMLAGDFVEDYEVMVPFQAMQAVGLQVDAVCPGKKSGETVATAIHDFIGFQTYAELRGHNFAINKDFDAVKPEEYDGLYVCGGRAPEYIRLNKRVLDITRHFFDSNKPVAAICHGIQILTAADVVKGRKLTAYPAVGPEVTIAGGQFEEIGVSEAITDGNLTTSPAWPGHPAILKEFYKLLGISISGN, encoded by the coding sequence ATGAGTAAGAAAATATTAATGCTTGCGGGCGACTTTGTAGAAGATTACGAAGTGATGGTCCCATTCCAGGCGATGCAGGCTGTAGGCTTGCAGGTTGACGCTGTTTGCCCCGGAAAAAAATCGGGAGAAACAGTGGCAACTGCAATACATGATTTTATTGGTTTTCAAACTTACGCTGAGCTTAGAGGACATAATTTTGCGATCAACAAAGATTTTGATGCCGTTAAGCCGGAGGAATACGACGGCTTGTATGTTTGCGGTGGCAGGGCGCCGGAATACATCCGGTTAAATAAGCGTGTATTGGACATTACCCGTCATTTTTTTGACAGCAACAAGCCCGTCGCAGCGATTTGTCATGGCATTCAGATCCTGACAGCCGCAGATGTTGTAAAAGGGCGCAAACTTACAGCTTATCCGGCGGTAGGGCCTGAAGTTACAATTGCCGGGGGACAATTTGAGGAAATTGGCGTGTCCGAAGCAATCACGGATGGAAACCTTACTACCTCACCGGCCTGGCCCGGCCATCCAGCTATTCTTAAGGAGTTCTATAAATTATTAGGGATCAGCATTTCTGGTAACTAA